One genomic segment of Gemmatimonadaceae bacterium includes these proteins:
- a CDS encoding DHA2 family efflux MFS transporter permease subunit has translation MATALRAEPAAQPIIEIVDTAGGRAPAASQQPAYADKWPIALGVILAAVMELVDTSIVNVAFSQMSGNLGATIDEITWVAVGYILAAVIILPMTGWLAARFGRKRYFLASVALFTAASVLCGAATSLETLVLWRVVQGLGGGALIATSQAILYESFPPDEKAIASALFGIGMMVGPALGPTLGGIIVDRYSWPWIFLVNIPFGLIAFAMIATFYRPTASTAPQRPRVDVFGFALLAIGIGAFQFVLERGEHYDWFESHLITGLAITAAIAVSTMVWWELKTAAPVIDLRVLRHRSMTAATISASAVGMALYGSVFALPLYMQSLLHYTAETAGWVLLPSALASAVSMLSAARLMKLFSPRALVAVGTAILAASMFMNGSLTTISGRHELFFPVVLRGLGFGLIFVPITTTAFVGLPAREMPHAAALFNLSRQFGGSIGIALVATKLITATAQHRAVLVERVAADDPVTRAQLAGMTAQLRLTSTDDFTAARRALAVLDRRVESQAQMLAYRDAFGFLGFIVLGSLPLVLLLRRPRTVSGPAVDVH, from the coding sequence ATGGCAACCGCGCTCAGGGCAGAACCGGCTGCTCAACCGATCATTGAAATCGTCGACACGGCTGGAGGACGAGCTCCAGCCGCGTCGCAGCAGCCGGCGTACGCCGACAAATGGCCGATCGCGTTAGGCGTGATTCTCGCCGCGGTGATGGAGCTCGTCGACACGAGCATCGTGAACGTCGCGTTCTCGCAGATGTCGGGAAACCTCGGCGCAACGATCGACGAGATCACGTGGGTTGCCGTCGGGTACATTCTCGCGGCCGTGATCATTCTTCCGATGACGGGATGGTTGGCGGCGCGGTTTGGTCGGAAGCGCTACTTCCTCGCCTCGGTCGCGCTCTTTACCGCGGCGAGTGTGCTCTGCGGCGCGGCGACGTCGCTCGAGACGCTCGTCTTGTGGCGGGTGGTGCAGGGACTTGGCGGCGGTGCGCTCATCGCCACCTCTCAGGCGATTCTCTACGAGAGCTTCCCGCCGGACGAGAAGGCGATTGCATCGGCGCTGTTCGGGATCGGCATGATGGTTGGACCGGCGCTCGGGCCGACGCTCGGCGGGATCATCGTCGACCGATACAGCTGGCCGTGGATCTTTCTCGTCAACATTCCCTTCGGGCTCATTGCATTCGCAATGATCGCGACGTTCTATCGTCCAACCGCGTCGACCGCGCCTCAGCGCCCACGCGTCGACGTGTTCGGCTTCGCACTGCTCGCCATCGGGATTGGTGCGTTCCAGTTCGTTCTCGAACGCGGCGAGCATTACGACTGGTTCGAGTCTCACCTCATCACCGGTCTCGCAATCACTGCGGCGATCGCCGTGAGCACGATGGTATGGTGGGAGCTGAAGACGGCGGCACCCGTGATCGACCTGCGCGTGCTTCGGCATCGATCGATGACGGCAGCGACGATCTCGGCGTCGGCGGTCGGGATGGCGCTTTACGGAAGTGTCTTCGCACTGCCGTTGTACATGCAGTCGCTGCTGCATTACACAGCCGAGACCGCGGGCTGGGTATTGCTGCCCAGTGCTCTCGCGAGCGCCGTGAGCATGCTCTCCGCGGCGCGGCTCATGAAGCTCTTCTCGCCGCGTGCGCTGGTGGCCGTGGGCACGGCGATCCTTGCCGCGTCGATGTTCATGAACGGCAGCCTAACGACCATCAGTGGACGCCACGAGCTCTTCTTCCCGGTGGTGCTGCGTGGTCTTGGGTTCGGGCTCATCTTCGTGCCGATCACGACGACGGCGTTTGTCGGATTGCCGGCGCGGGAGATGCCGCATGCGGCGGCGCTGTTCAACCTGTCCCGGCAATTCGGCGGCAGCATCGGCATCGCGCTCGTCGCGACGAAGCTCATAACGGCGACAGCACAGCATCGTGCCGTGCTTGTGGAGCGAGTGGCGGCCGACGACCCAGTGACACGCGCACAGCTCGCGGGTATGACCGCGCAGCTCCGCCTCACGAGCACCGACGACTTCACCGCGGCGCGGCGGGCACTTGCCGTGCTCGATCGACGCGTCGAGTCGCAGGCGCAGATGCTCGCCTACCGCGACGCCTTCGGATTCCTGGGGTTCATCGTGCTCGGGAGTCTTCCGCTCGTGCTGCTCCTGCGGCGGCCGCGAACTGTCTCGGGCCCCGCGGTGGACGTGCACTAG